The Rhododendron vialii isolate Sample 1 chromosome 6a, ASM3025357v1 genome includes a window with the following:
- the LOC131329777 gene encoding equilibrative nucleotide transporter 3-like, translated as MYKMWDLIRRYIPLIKCMKLESRKVLTIAILSHFLLVPALYFTAKYGDQGWMIILASFLGLTNGYLTICALTSVPNLHALFGGRRSVETPSPSGREKRTIPTDKQAEAMAGIMRRFCGTAG; from the coding sequence ATGTATAAAATGTGGGATCTTATCAGGAGATACATACCACTTATAAAATGCATGAAGTTGGAATCGCGGAAAGTACTTACTATAGCGATTCTTTCTCACTTCCTTCTTGTCCCGGCCTTATATTTCACAGCCAAATATGGCGACCAGGGTTGGATGATAATCCTTGCATCCTTCTTGGGGTTAACTAATGGTTACCTCACTATCTGTGCCCTGACTTCTGTTCCAAATCTCCATGCCCTTTTCGGTGGAAGAAGGTCGGTGGAGACGCCCTCGCCCTCCGGGAGGGAAAAAAGGACTATTCCAACTGATAAGCAGGCTGAGGCCATGGCTGGCATCATGAGAAGGTTCTGTGGGACTGCTGGCTAG
- the LOC131329720 gene encoding probable pectate lyase 22 isoform X3, whose translation MSTFSLFLVAMLIHAQFASSTLMQTSEGTKWILEKNSRRQLGTDSPSCRTGNPIDDCWRCDPDWETNRKMLADCAIGFGRNAVGGRDGEFYIVTDPEHDDPVNPLPGTLRYAVIQDEPLWIIFDQDMVIQLKEELMMNSYKTVDGRGHTIEIANGPCITISDATNIIIHGVYIHNCVPAGNAMVRDSPRHYGLRGISDGDGISIFGARDLWIDHCTLARCSDGLIDAVYESTAITISNNYMFQHNEVMLLGHKDDFLADQKMQVTIAFNYFGEGLVQRMPRCRLGYFHIVNNVYTGWEMYAIGGSANPTINSQGNVFIASGDNSTKETKECMN comes from the exons atgtcaaccttctctctctttttggttgCTATGCTCATACATGCCCAATTCGCATCCTCCACGCTAATGCAAACATCAGAAGGAACAAAATG GATCTTagagaagaactcaagaaggcAATTGGGGACAGATTCGCCATCGTGTAGGACCGGAAACCCTATCGACGACTGTTGGCGGTGCGACCCAGACTGGGAAACTAATCGAAAAATGCTAGCTGATTGTGCCATCGGGTTCGGACGCAATGCCGTTGGCGGTCGAGACGGTGAATTCTACATCGTCACCGATCCAGAGCACGACGACCCAGTCAACCCTCTTCCCGGAACCCTCCGTTATGCCGTCATCCAAGATGAACCTTTGTGGATCATCTTTGACCAGGACATGGTCATTCAGCTAAAGGAAGAACTCATGATGAACTCCTATAAGACCGTAGATGGTAGAGGGCACACCATAGAGATAGCAAATGGACCATGCATAACCATATCGGACGCAACTAACATCATCATACATGGGGTTTACATACATAATTGTGTGCCTGCTGGGAACGCTATGGTGAGAGACTCACCAAGGCATTATGGGCTGAGAGGCATCTCAGATGGGGATGGGATATCCATTTTTGGGGCAAGGGATTTGTGGATTGATCACTGCACGCTAGCCAGATGCTCCGATGGGCTCATCGATGCCGTGTACGAATCAACGGCCATAACCATCTCGAATAACTACATGTTTCAGCATAATGAAGTCATGCTTTTGGGTCACAAGGATGATTTCTTAGCAGATCAGAAGATGCAAGTCACAATTGCCTTCAACTACTTTGGGGAAGGCCTAGTTCAAAGAATGCCCAG ATGCAGACTTGGGTATTTCCATATTGTGAATAATGTGTACACTGGTTGGGAGATGTATGCAATTGGAGGAAGTGCCAATCCTACAATTAACAGCCAAGGAAATGTATTCATAGCATCTGGGGACAATTCCACAAAGGAG ACTAAAGAGTGTATGAACTAA
- the LOC131329720 gene encoding probable pectate lyase 22 isoform X4, whose protein sequence is MLADCAIGFGRNAVGGRDGEFYIVTDPEHDDPVNPLPGTLRYAVIQDEPLWIIFDQDMVIQLKEELMMNSYKTVDGRGHTIEIANGPCITISDATNIIIHGVYIHNCVPAGNAMVRDSPRHYGLRGISDGDGISIFGARDLWIDHCTLARCSDGLIDAVYESTAITISNNYMFQHNEVMLLGHKDDFLADQKMQVTIAFNYFGEGLVQRMPRCRLGYFHIVNNVYTGWEMYAIGGSANPTINSQGNVFIASGDNSTKEVTKREGPQGSSEWKNWNWRSDGDMMLNGAFFTPSGEESPGSYAKASSMVARPASLLANIIPSAGVLNCQIGKQC, encoded by the exons ATGCTAGCTGATTGTGCCATCGGGTTCGGACGCAATGCCGTTGGCGGTCGAGACGGTGAATTCTACATCGTCACCGATCCAGAGCACGACGACCCAGTCAACCCTCTTCCCGGAACCCTCCGTTATGCCGTCATCCAAGATGAACCTTTGTGGATCATCTTTGACCAGGACATGGTCATTCAGCTAAAGGAAGAACTCATGATGAACTCCTATAAGACCGTAGATGGTAGAGGGCACACCATAGAGATAGCAAATGGACCATGCATAACCATATCGGACGCAACTAACATCATCATACATGGGGTTTACATACATAATTGTGTGCCTGCTGGGAACGCTATGGTGAGAGACTCACCAAGGCATTATGGGCTGAGAGGCATCTCAGATGGGGATGGGATATCCATTTTTGGGGCAAGGGATTTGTGGATTGATCACTGCACGCTAGCCAGATGCTCCGATGGGCTCATCGATGCCGTGTACGAATCAACGGCCATAACCATCTCGAATAACTACATGTTTCAGCATAATGAAGTCATGCTTTTGGGTCACAAGGATGATTTCTTAGCAGATCAGAAGATGCAAGTCACAATTGCCTTCAACTACTTTGGGGAAGGCCTAGTTCAAAGAATGCCCAG ATGCAGACTTGGGTATTTCCATATTGTGAATAATGTGTACACTGGTTGGGAGATGTATGCAATTGGAGGAAGTGCCAATCCTACAATTAACAGCCAAGGAAATGTATTCATAGCATCTGGGGACAATTCCACAAAGGAG GTGACCAAAAGGGAAGGTCCACAGGGATCTAGTGAATGGAAGAACTGGAATTGGAGATCAGATGGAGATATGATGCTAAATGGTGCTTTCTTTACACCCTCTGGAGAAGAATCTCCAGGAAGCTATGCAAAAGCATCAAGCATGGTCGCAAGACCAGCATCACTTCTAGCAAATATCATTCCATCTGCCGGAGTTCTCAATTGCCAGATAGGCAAACAATGCTAA
- the LOC131329720 gene encoding probable pectate lyase 22 isoform X2 gives MSTFSLFLVAMLIHAQFASSTLMQTSEGTKWILEKNSRRQLGTDSPSCRTGNPIDDCWRCDPDWETNRKMLADCAIGFGRNAVGGRDGEFYIVTDPEHDDPVNPLPGTLRYAVIQDEPLWIIFDQDMVIQLKEELMMNSYKTVDGRGHTIEIANGPCITISDATNIIIHGVYIHNCVPAGNAMVRDSPRHYGLRGISDGDGISIFGARDLWIDHCTLARCSDGLIDAVYESTAITISNNYMFQHNEVMLLGHKDDFLADQKMQVTIAFNYFGEGLVQRMPRCRLGYFHIVNNVYTGWEMYAIGGSANPTINSQGNVFIASGDNSTKEVTKREGPQGSSEWKNWNWRSDGDMMLNGAFFTPSGEESPGSYAKASSMVARPASLLANIIPSAGVLNCQIGKQC, from the exons atgtcaaccttctctctctttttggttgCTATGCTCATACATGCCCAATTCGCATCCTCCACGCTAATGCAAACATCAGAAGGAACAAAATG GATCTTagagaagaactcaagaaggcAATTGGGGACAGATTCGCCATCGTGTAGGACCGGAAACCCTATCGACGACTGTTGGCGGTGCGACCCAGACTGGGAAACTAATCGAAAAATGCTAGCTGATTGTGCCATCGGGTTCGGACGCAATGCCGTTGGCGGTCGAGACGGTGAATTCTACATCGTCACCGATCCAGAGCACGACGACCCAGTCAACCCTCTTCCCGGAACCCTCCGTTATGCCGTCATCCAAGATGAACCTTTGTGGATCATCTTTGACCAGGACATGGTCATTCAGCTAAAGGAAGAACTCATGATGAACTCCTATAAGACCGTAGATGGTAGAGGGCACACCATAGAGATAGCAAATGGACCATGCATAACCATATCGGACGCAACTAACATCATCATACATGGGGTTTACATACATAATTGTGTGCCTGCTGGGAACGCTATGGTGAGAGACTCACCAAGGCATTATGGGCTGAGAGGCATCTCAGATGGGGATGGGATATCCATTTTTGGGGCAAGGGATTTGTGGATTGATCACTGCACGCTAGCCAGATGCTCCGATGGGCTCATCGATGCCGTGTACGAATCAACGGCCATAACCATCTCGAATAACTACATGTTTCAGCATAATGAAGTCATGCTTTTGGGTCACAAGGATGATTTCTTAGCAGATCAGAAGATGCAAGTCACAATTGCCTTCAACTACTTTGGGGAAGGCCTAGTTCAAAGAATGCCCAG ATGCAGACTTGGGTATTTCCATATTGTGAATAATGTGTACACTGGTTGGGAGATGTATGCAATTGGAGGAAGTGCCAATCCTACAATTAACAGCCAAGGAAATGTATTCATAGCATCTGGGGACAATTCCACAAAGGAG GTGACCAAAAGGGAAGGTCCACAGGGATCTAGTGAATGGAAGAACTGGAATTGGAGATCAGATGGAGATATGATGCTAAATGGTGCTTTCTTTACACCCTCTGGAGAAGAATCTCCAGGAAGCTATGCAAAAGCATCAAGCATGGTCGCAAGACCAGCATCACTTCTAGCAAATATCATTCCATCTGCCGGAGTTCTCAATTGCCAGATAGGCAAACAATGCTAA
- the LOC131329763 gene encoding protein TIC 20-v, chloroplastic-like, with amino-acid sequence MAMTNLLSTTPTPLTFSLINLKHPSPLLSLSTKPRTATRKPRTLTVQSKGNKNDDSQTDPADRLISAVTYFFPFFDGIQYGKYVITQFTPIQTLVQPLIPSIRAFNSIPFNGFLVFITLYFVVVRNPNFSRYVRFNTMQAIILDTLLIIPDLVVRGFNPKDGIGLDFMMSLDSTVFLYLLVCLVYGFGSCLFGQVPRLPIVADAAEQVM; translated from the exons ATGGCCATGACCAATCTTCTATCCACAACTCCAACCCCCCTCACCTTCTCTCTCATCAATCTCAAACACCCAtcacctctcctctctctctcaacaaaacCCAGAACCGCAACCAGAAAACCCAGAACCCTAACCGTCCAATCCAAAGGCAACAAAAACGACGACTCACAAACTGACCCCGCCGACCGCCTTATCTCCGCCGTCACTTACTTCTTCCCCTTCTTCGACGGCATCCAGTACGGCAAATACGTCATCACCCAATTCACCCCTATCCAAACCCTAGTCCAACCCTTAATCCCCTCAATTAGGGCTTTCAACAGCATCCCCTTCAATGGGTTTCTTGTCTTTATAACCCTCTATTTTGTCGTGGtcagaaaccctaatttcagcAG GTACGTGAGGTTTAACACGATGCAGGCTATAATCCTTGACACACTGTTGATTATCCCTGATTTGGTGGTGAGGGGGTTCAATCCAAAAGATGGGATTGGGTTGGATTTCATGATGAGTTTGGATAGCACCGTGtttttgtaccttttggtgtgcttgGTTTATGGGTTTGGTTCTTGCTTGTTTGGTCAAGTGCCCAGATTGCCGATTGTCGCTGATGCCGCAGAGCAAGTTATGTGA
- the LOC131329720 gene encoding probable pectate lyase 22 isoform X1: MSTFSLFLVAMLIHAQFASSTLMQTSEGTKWILEKNSRRQLGTDSPSCRTGNPIDDCWRCDPDWETNRKMLADCAIGFGRNAVGGRDGEFYIVTDPEHDDPVNPLPGTLRYAVIQDEPLWIIFDQDMVIQLKEELMMNSYKTVDGRGHTIEIANGPCITISDATNIIIHGVYIHNCVPAGNAMVRDSPRHYGLRGISDGDGISIFGARDLWIDHCTLARCSDGLIDAVYESTAITISNNYMFQHNEVMLLGHKDDFLADQKMQVTIAFNYFGEGLVQRMPRCRLGYFHIVNNVYTGWEMYAIGGSANPTINSQGNVFIASGDNSTKEIELKQDAESWQTNQVPWFSWFSLQDNKPSCPTIWECYPSTISTEAKYDLKSSQLAEERNMYIRH; this comes from the exons atgtcaaccttctctctctttttggttgCTATGCTCATACATGCCCAATTCGCATCCTCCACGCTAATGCAAACATCAGAAGGAACAAAATG GATCTTagagaagaactcaagaaggcAATTGGGGACAGATTCGCCATCGTGTAGGACCGGAAACCCTATCGACGACTGTTGGCGGTGCGACCCAGACTGGGAAACTAATCGAAAAATGCTAGCTGATTGTGCCATCGGGTTCGGACGCAATGCCGTTGGCGGTCGAGACGGTGAATTCTACATCGTCACCGATCCAGAGCACGACGACCCAGTCAACCCTCTTCCCGGAACCCTCCGTTATGCCGTCATCCAAGATGAACCTTTGTGGATCATCTTTGACCAGGACATGGTCATTCAGCTAAAGGAAGAACTCATGATGAACTCCTATAAGACCGTAGATGGTAGAGGGCACACCATAGAGATAGCAAATGGACCATGCATAACCATATCGGACGCAACTAACATCATCATACATGGGGTTTACATACATAATTGTGTGCCTGCTGGGAACGCTATGGTGAGAGACTCACCAAGGCATTATGGGCTGAGAGGCATCTCAGATGGGGATGGGATATCCATTTTTGGGGCAAGGGATTTGTGGATTGATCACTGCACGCTAGCCAGATGCTCCGATGGGCTCATCGATGCCGTGTACGAATCAACGGCCATAACCATCTCGAATAACTACATGTTTCAGCATAATGAAGTCATGCTTTTGGGTCACAAGGATGATTTCTTAGCAGATCAGAAGATGCAAGTCACAATTGCCTTCAACTACTTTGGGGAAGGCCTAGTTCAAAGAATGCCCAG ATGCAGACTTGGGTATTTCCATATTGTGAATAATGTGTACACTGGTTGGGAGATGTATGCAATTGGAGGAAGTGCCAATCCTACAATTAACAGCCAAGGAAATGTATTCATAGCATCTGGGGACAATTCCACAAAGGAG ATCGAATTGAAGCAGGATGCAGAAAGTTGGCAGACTAACCAAGTACCATGGTTCTCTTGGTTCAGTCTACAAGATAATAAACCCAGTTGCCCAACTATATGGGAATGCTATCCGTCTACTATTTCAACTGAAGCTAAATATGACCTGAAAAGTTCACAGTTAGCCGAAGAAAGAAACATGTATATACGACACTGA
- the LOC131329748 gene encoding protein TIC 20-v, chloroplastic-like: MKNKSNNRKNTRETVNQTIQREIICTSWVYVNVSDMFCKKTKQSIRAVYFVLHKTPNPSPHFTLLLLQLHFGEMAMTNLVSTTPKALTFSLISFKHPSLLSFSTPTTRTRKSRALTVQSRGSDDSEKTDATDRLISALTYSYPFFDGFHFGKYVITQYTPIQTLIQPLIPSIRAFNDVPINWFLVFITLSVFVVGNSNFSRYVRFNTMQVLILDGLLIIPDLVVRGFNPKDGIELYFVMSLNSTVFLYLLVCLVYGFGSCLFGQVPRLPIVADATEIFMMFM; the protein is encoded by the exons atgaaaaacaaatcaaataacCGCAAGAATACTAGGGAAACGGTAAACCAAACCATTCAAAGAGAAATCATTTGTACGAGCTGGGTATATGTCAATGTATCGGACATGTTTTgtaaaaaaaccaaacaaagcatccGAGCAGTATATTTTGTACTGCACAAAACGCCCAACCCCTCTCCTCACttcactcttcttcttctccaactCCATTTCGGAGAAATGGCCATGACCAATCTGGTATCCACAACTCCAAAAGccctcactttctctctcatcagtTTCAAACACccatctcttctctctttctccacaCCCACAACCCGAACCAGAAAATCCAGAGCCCTAACCGTCCAATCCAGAGGCAGCGACGACTCAGAAAAAACAGACGCCACCGACCGCCTTATCTCCGCCCTCACCTACTCCTACCCATTCTTCGACGGCTTCCATTTCGGCAAATACGTCATCACCCAATACACcccaatccaaaccctaatccaaccCTTAATCCCCTCAATTCGGGCTTTCAACGACGTCCCCATCAATTGGTTTCTTGTCTTCATAACCCTCTCTGTTTTCGTGGTCGGAAACTCTAATTTCAGCAG GTACGTGAGGTTTAACACGATGCAGGTTTTAATCCTTGACGGGCTGTTGATTATCCCTGATTTGGTGGTGAGGGGGTTTAATCCAAAAGATGGGATTGAGTTGTATTTCGTGATGAGTCTGAATAGCACAGTGtttttgtaccttttggtgtgtttggtttACGGGTTTGGTTCTTGCTTGTTTGGTCAAGTGCCCAGATTGCCGATTGTCGCTGATGCCACGGAGATATTTATGATGTTCATGTGA